A genomic stretch from Capricornis sumatraensis isolate serow.1 chromosome 4, serow.2, whole genome shotgun sequence includes:
- the LOC138078291 gene encoding olfactory receptor 6C2-like, whose translation MKNQTSITTFILLGLTDDIRLKILLFIFLFLSYTLSISGNLSIITLTLIDSHLKTPMYLFLQNFSFLEISFTTACVPRFLYSISSGDKSITYTACASQLLFTDLFAVTEIFLLAIMSYDRYVAICKPLHYTTIISSRVCKNFILFCWVAALIIILPPLILGLELEFCDSNIIDHFCCDASPILKISCSDTWLIEQMVIVCAVLTFIITLMCVVLSYIYIISTILRFPSALQRKKAFSTCSSHMIVVSITYGSCIFIYVKPSAKGEVAINKGISLLITSISPMLNPFIYTLRNKQVKQAFLHSIKNIAFRSKI comes from the coding sequence ATGAAAAACCAAACCTCAATAACAACCTTCATCTTGCTGGGATTGACAGATGACATTCGACTGAAAATTTTgctcttcatttttctatttctgtcctACACTTTGAGTATATCTGGAAACTTAAGCATCATCACCCTCACTCTGATTGATTCACACCTTAAAACACCTATGTATCTATTCCTCCAAAATTTCTCCTTCTTAGAGATTTCATTCACAACTGCTTGTGTTCCCAGATTCCTGTACAGCATATCATCTGGGGATAAGTCCATCACCTATACTGCTTGTGCCAGTCAACTGTTGTTTACAGACCTGTTTGCAGTGACAGAaattttcctcctggccatcATGTCCTATgatcgctatgtggccatctgcaaacCCCTACATTACACAACCATCATTAGCAGTAGAGTCTGCAAGAACTTCATCCTTTTCTGTTGGGTGGCAGCACTGATCATCATACTCCCACCACTTATTCTGGGCTTAGAACTGGAATTCTGTGACTCTAATATCATTGATCACTTTTGCTGTGATGCTTCTCCTATCCTGAAGATCTCTTGCTCAGACACATGGCTGATAGAGCAGATGGTTATTGTGTGTGCTGTGTTGACCTTCATCATCACCCTCATGTGTGTAGTTCTTTCCTACATTTATATCATTAGTACTATTCTAAGGTTTCCCTCTGCCCTGCAAAGGAAgaaggccttctccacctgttCTTCCCACATGATTGTTGTTTCCATCACTTATGGTAGCTGCATCTTCATTTATGTCAAACCTTCTGCCAAGGGTGAAGTAGCTATTAACAAAGGAATTTCACTCCTTATTACTTCTATCTCACCCATGTTGAATCCCTTTATTTACACACTGAGAAACAAGCAAGTGAAGCAAGCATTTCTCCACTCAATTAAAAACATTGCATTCCGCtcaaagatatag